In the genome of Silvanigrella paludirubra, the window TTTTGTTTTGCTTTACCTAAACTCTTTTGTTCTCTCGCCCTTTGTGGCTGCGTTGTGTGGTTATCCACTGTGAGACAAAATTTAATGGAGTGGGTCAATATATGACTAAAGCCGCTGTTTCTATAACACCACTATTGTGTTGTCGTTCTTTCCGATCTTCTCTTGAAAAAGGAGAATACATTCTTTTAGGAGGATCAACTGGTACCTTACTCTATGAGAAAGGCATCTTTATCAACCGCTCCTTTGAAGAAGTAAATCTTTCTCAACCCGATTTAGTGTATCAAATTCATACTGATTTTATTAATTCAGGCGCTCAAATTATCAGTACTAATACTTGGGGAGCAAATTCCTTAAAATTAAAATCTTTTGGTTTAGAAAATAAAATAAAAGAAATAAATACATCAGGCGCTAAAATCGCTCGTAAAGCTGCAGGAACAAACTGTTGGGTTGCAGGAACAATGGGACCTCTTGGCGTTCGCATTGAACCATGGGGACCCACTTCTCTCGATGAAGCTAAAGACATCTTTAAAGAACAAGCAAGTGCTCTTATTAAAGGTGGAGTCGATCTTTTTATATTAGAAGGTTTTCCTGATTTATCTGAAATTCATCAGGCCATTTTAGCAATTAAAGAATTAGATAATTTTCCCATTATTGCCATGATGAGTATTAATGAAGAAGGTTACAGCTTATACGGAACAGAGCCTGAGTGGTTTATCAGAAAATTAGATGAATGGGGAGCCGATGTCGTTGGTGTCGATGGCGGAAATGGCCCTGCACCCATGATTGAGTTGTTAAAGAAAATAAAAAAATCGACAACAAAACCTATTATTCTTTATCCCAATGCGGGTCAGCCGCGCATGGTTGATGGTCGACTCATTTACATGGCAAGCCCAGAATACATGGGAGAATTTGCAAGACAGGCTCTTTTAAAAGGAGCACAATTATTAGGTGGCAGTAGCGGAACTTCGCCTGCTCATACTAAAATTATGTCTGGTGCCATTCGACAAGCTAAAGCGTTTGATATGACTGAACATAAGGTAACAGATATTTCTGATCACCCTATTCATGTTCATACCACAAACGTACCAAGAACGTTACAAAGCAATTGGTCCCAAAAAATAGCCGATGGTAAATTTGTTGTCAGTATGGAACTTCTCCCTCCTAAAGGGCTAGAAATTGAAAAAATACTGGAACGTTCTAAAATATGCAAAGATAATAATATTGATGCTATTAATATTCCTGATGGTCCAAGAGCATCCGCAAGAATGAGTTCTCTTGCAACAGCTTGTATAATTGAGCGTGAAATTGGGATTGAAACCGTGTTACATTATGCTTGCCGAGACCGAAATTTATTAGGCATTCAAAGCGATCTATTAGGCGCTT includes:
- a CDS encoding bifunctional homocysteine S-methyltransferase/methylenetetrahydrofolate reductase; its protein translation is MTKAAVSITPLLCCRSFRSSLEKGEYILLGGSTGTLLYEKGIFINRSFEEVNLSQPDLVYQIHTDFINSGAQIISTNTWGANSLKLKSFGLENKIKEINTSGAKIARKAAGTNCWVAGTMGPLGVRIEPWGPTSLDEAKDIFKEQASALIKGGVDLFILEGFPDLSEIHQAILAIKELDNFPIIAMMSINEEGYSLYGTEPEWFIRKLDEWGADVVGVDGGNGPAPMIELLKKIKKSTTKPIILYPNAGQPRMVDGRLIYMASPEYMGEFARQALLKGAQLLGGSSGTSPAHTKIMSGAIRQAKAFDMTEHKVTDISDHPIHVHTTNVPRTLQSNWSQKIADGKFVVSMELLPPKGLEIEKILERSKICKDNNIDAINIPDGPRASARMSSLATACIIEREIGIETVLHYACRDRNLLGIQSDLLGASGLGIKNILCITGDPPKMGPYPNATAVFDIDAIGLVNMVTRLNSGLDLGGSSIGRPTCMSVGVGANPVASDIEKEKSRFRYKVEAGAEWAITQPVFDSESLFRFLEFSSQFSIPIIAGIWPLKSIRNAEFMANEVPGVYVPNKVLERMRKCKTADDQMEEGILIARELIEEIKSSVQGLQISAPLGMVDFALKLL